The following are from one region of the Siniperca chuatsi isolate FFG_IHB_CAS linkage group LG21, ASM2008510v1, whole genome shotgun sequence genome:
- the LOC122868395 gene encoding histone acetyltransferase KAT7-like isoform X4: MPRRKRTAGSSSDGTEDSDFSADLEPTEASESVRRRSSTRLTRASLRLSQSSQDNCSSVRSSSPAAAGPDEGQDSAAESAATAAVAASVFASGRRVTRSQQGATNTTAKKYPLRQSRSSGSDTEANADLKQGVDRDETPPRTPTGNAPSSESDIEVSSPSNDHVSSSNDIVVSQEEDERLAKELSLKEAAAHDLSHRPKRRRFHESYNFNMKCPTPGCNSLGHLTGRHERHFSISGCPLYHNLSADECKGKASTRDKQAEERTLSHRQDENRHSTRNQAPTERQLRYKEKVTELRRKRNSGLNKEQKEKYMEHHQSHGASREPLLENITSDYDLELFRKAQARASDDLSANPPLQPQEESEIFLEKLRLAGQVSEGSNMIKTIVFGRYELDTWYHSPYPEEYARLGRLYMCEFCLKYMKSQTILRRHMAKCVWKHPPGDEIYRKGNISVFEVDGKKNKIYCQNLCLLAKLFLDHKTLYYDVEPFLFYVMTEADNTGCHLVGYFSKEKNSFLNYNVSCILTMPQYMRQGYGKMLIDFSYLLSKVEEKVGSPERPLSDLGLISYRSYWKEVLLRYLNNFQGKEISIKEISQETAVNPVDIVSTLQSLQMLKYWKGKHLVLKRQDLIDDWKAKETKRGNGKTIDPTALKWTPPKGS, encoded by the exons ATAACTGCAGCTCAGTACGGAGCAGTTCCCCTGCAGCCGCTGGTCCTGATGAAGGCCAGGATTCAGCAGCAGAGTCGGCAGCAACGGCAGCAGTGGCAGCATCCGTCTTCGCCTCCGGGCGCAGGGTCACACgcagccagcagggggcgacaaACACCACAGCCAAAAAATACCCACTGCGTCAGAGCAGGTCGTCTGGCTCAGACACCGAGGCTAATG CAGACCTGAAGCAGGGAGTGGACCGGGACGAGACCCCTCCTCGCACCCCGACAGGTAACGCACCGTCCTCAGAGTCAGACATCGAGGTTTCCAGCCCCAGCAATGACCACGTGTCCTCTAGCAACGATATCGTAGTTTCGCAAGAGGAGGACGAGAGATTGGCCAAAGAGCTGTCACTCAAAGAGGCCGCCGCCCACGACCTTTCCCACCGGCCCAAACGACGGCGCTTCCACGAGAGCTACAACTTCAACATGAAGTGTCCCACACCTGGGTGCAACTCATTGG gtCATCTAACAGGGAGGCATGAGAGACATTTCTCCATATCGGGATGTCCTCTCTACCACAACCTCTCTGCTGATGAATGCAag GGCAAGGCATCGACACGCGACAAACAGGCTGAGGAAAGGACGCTGTCGCACCGCCAGGATGAGAACAGACACTCCACAAGAAACCAg GCCCCCACAGAGCGTCAGCTGCGCTACAAGGAGAAGGTGACggagctgaggaggaagaggaactCAGGACTCAATAAGGAGCAGAAGGAAAAGTACATG GAGCACCATCAGAGCCACGGAGCGAGCAGGGAGCCGCTGCTGGAGAACATCACCAGCGACTACGACCTCGAGCTGTTCAGGAAAGCGCAGGCACGTGCCTCGGACGACCTT TCAGCAAACCCTCCTCTGCAGCCACAGGAGGAGTCTGAGATATTTTTG GAGAAGCTTCGTCTGGCCGGCCAGGTGTCGGAGGGCAGCAACATGATAAAGACCATTGTGTTTGGTCGCTACGAGCTTGATACCTGGTACCACTCTCCATACCCAGAGGAATACGCCCGCCTGGGGAGGCTCTACATGTGCGAGTTCTGCCTTAAGTATATGAAGAGCCAGACCATTCTGCGCAGGCACATG GCCAAGTGTGTGTGGAAGCACCCTCCAGGTGACGAGATCTACAGGAAGGGGAACATCTCTGTCTTTGAGGTGGACGGAAAGAAGAACAAG ATTTACTGCCAGAACTTGTGTCTGCTGGCGAAACTCTTTCTGGACCACAAGACTCTGTATTACGATGTTGAACCTTTCCTCTTCTATGTCATGACCGAAGCTGACAACACAGGGTGCCATCTAGTCGGATACTTCTCCAAG GAGAAGAACTCTTTCCTGAACTACAACGTGTCCTGCATCCTCACCATGCCGCAGTACATGAGGCAGGGCTACGGCAAGATGCTCATAGACTTCA GTTACCTGTTGTCCAAGGTGGAGGAGAAGGTGGGTTCACCTGAGCGCCCACTGTCTGACTTGGGCCTTATCAGCTACCGGAGTTACTGGAAGGAGGTGTTGCTGCGCTACCTGAACAACTTTCAGGGCAAGGAGATCTCTATCAAAG AGATCAGTCAGGAGACGGCAGTGAACCCAGTGGATATTGTCAGCACACTGCAATCCCTCCAGATGCTCAAATACTGGAAGGGAAAGCACCTGGTTTTAAAGAGACAG GACCTTATCGACGACTGGAAGGCCAAGGAGACCAAACGTGGTAATGGCAAGACCATTGACCCCACAGCCTTAAAATGGACACCGCCTAAAGGGTCGTAG
- the LOC122868395 gene encoding histone acetyltransferase KAT7-like isoform X10, translated as MPRRKRTAGSSSDGTEDSDFSADLEPTEASESVRRRSSTRLTRASLRLSQSSQDNCSSVRSSSPAAAGPDEGQDSAAESAATAAVAASVFASGRRVTRSQQGATNTTAKKYPLRQSRSSGSDTEANDLKQGVDRDETPPRTPTGNAPSSESDIEVSSPSNDHVSSSNDIVVSQEEDERLAKELSLKEAAAHDLSHRPKRRRFHESYNFNMKCPTPGCNSLGHLTGRHERHFSISGCPLYHNLSADECKGKASTRDKQAEERTLSHRQDENRHSTRNQAPTERQLRYKEKVTELRRKRNSGLNKEQKEKYMEHHQSHGASREPLLENITSDYDLELFRKAQARASDDLEKLRLAGQVSEGSNMIKTIVFGRYELDTWYHSPYPEEYARLGRLYMCEFCLKYMKSQTILRRHMAKCVWKHPPGDEIYRKGNISVFEVDGKKNKIYCQNLCLLAKLFLDHKTLYYDVEPFLFYVMTEADNTGCHLVGYFSKEKNSFLNYNVSCILTMPQYMRQGYGKMLIDFSYLLSKVEEKVGSPERPLSDLGLISYRSYWKEVLLRYLNNFQGKEISIKEISQETAVNPVDIVSTLQSLQMLKYWKGKHLVLKRQDLIDDWKAKETKRGNGKTIDPTALKWTPPKGS; from the exons ATAACTGCAGCTCAGTACGGAGCAGTTCCCCTGCAGCCGCTGGTCCTGATGAAGGCCAGGATTCAGCAGCAGAGTCGGCAGCAACGGCAGCAGTGGCAGCATCCGTCTTCGCCTCCGGGCGCAGGGTCACACgcagccagcagggggcgacaaACACCACAGCCAAAAAATACCCACTGCGTCAGAGCAGGTCGTCTGGCTCAGACACCGAGGCTAATG ACCTGAAGCAGGGAGTGGACCGGGACGAGACCCCTCCTCGCACCCCGACAGGTAACGCACCGTCCTCAGAGTCAGACATCGAGGTTTCCAGCCCCAGCAATGACCACGTGTCCTCTAGCAACGATATCGTAGTTTCGCAAGAGGAGGACGAGAGATTGGCCAAAGAGCTGTCACTCAAAGAGGCCGCCGCCCACGACCTTTCCCACCGGCCCAAACGACGGCGCTTCCACGAGAGCTACAACTTCAACATGAAGTGTCCCACACCTGGGTGCAACTCATTGG gtCATCTAACAGGGAGGCATGAGAGACATTTCTCCATATCGGGATGTCCTCTCTACCACAACCTCTCTGCTGATGAATGCAag GGCAAGGCATCGACACGCGACAAACAGGCTGAGGAAAGGACGCTGTCGCACCGCCAGGATGAGAACAGACACTCCACAAGAAACCAg GCCCCCACAGAGCGTCAGCTGCGCTACAAGGAGAAGGTGACggagctgaggaggaagaggaactCAGGACTCAATAAGGAGCAGAAGGAAAAGTACATG GAGCACCATCAGAGCCACGGAGCGAGCAGGGAGCCGCTGCTGGAGAACATCACCAGCGACTACGACCTCGAGCTGTTCAGGAAAGCGCAGGCACGTGCCTCGGACGACCTT GAGAAGCTTCGTCTGGCCGGCCAGGTGTCGGAGGGCAGCAACATGATAAAGACCATTGTGTTTGGTCGCTACGAGCTTGATACCTGGTACCACTCTCCATACCCAGAGGAATACGCCCGCCTGGGGAGGCTCTACATGTGCGAGTTCTGCCTTAAGTATATGAAGAGCCAGACCATTCTGCGCAGGCACATG GCCAAGTGTGTGTGGAAGCACCCTCCAGGTGACGAGATCTACAGGAAGGGGAACATCTCTGTCTTTGAGGTGGACGGAAAGAAGAACAAG ATTTACTGCCAGAACTTGTGTCTGCTGGCGAAACTCTTTCTGGACCACAAGACTCTGTATTACGATGTTGAACCTTTCCTCTTCTATGTCATGACCGAAGCTGACAACACAGGGTGCCATCTAGTCGGATACTTCTCCAAG GAGAAGAACTCTTTCCTGAACTACAACGTGTCCTGCATCCTCACCATGCCGCAGTACATGAGGCAGGGCTACGGCAAGATGCTCATAGACTTCA GTTACCTGTTGTCCAAGGTGGAGGAGAAGGTGGGTTCACCTGAGCGCCCACTGTCTGACTTGGGCCTTATCAGCTACCGGAGTTACTGGAAGGAGGTGTTGCTGCGCTACCTGAACAACTTTCAGGGCAAGGAGATCTCTATCAAAG AGATCAGTCAGGAGACGGCAGTGAACCCAGTGGATATTGTCAGCACACTGCAATCCCTCCAGATGCTCAAATACTGGAAGGGAAAGCACCTGGTTTTAAAGAGACAG GACCTTATCGACGACTGGAAGGCCAAGGAGACCAAACGTGGTAATGGCAAGACCATTGACCCCACAGCCTTAAAATGGACACCGCCTAAAGGGTCGTAG
- the LOC122868395 gene encoding histone acetyltransferase KAT7-like isoform X9 — MPRRKRTAGSSSDGTEDSDFSADLEPTEASESVRRRSSTRLTRASLRLSQSSQDNCSSVRSSSPAAAGPDEGQDSAAESAATAAVAASVFASGRRVTRSQQGATNTTAKKYPLRQSRSSGSDTEANADLKQGVDRDETPPRTPTGNAPSSESDIEVSSPSNDHVSSSNDIVVSQEEDERLAKELSLKEAAAHDLSHRPKRRRFHESYNFNMKCPTPGCNSLGHLTGRHERHFSISGCPLYHNLSADECKGKASTRDKQAEERTLSHRQDENRHSTRNQAPTERQLRYKEKVTELRRKRNSGLNKEQKEKYMEHHQSHGASREPLLENITSDYDLELFRKAQARASDDLEKLRLAGQVSEGSNMIKTIVFGRYELDTWYHSPYPEEYARLGRLYMCEFCLKYMKSQTILRRHMAKCVWKHPPGDEIYRKGNISVFEVDGKKNKIYCQNLCLLAKLFLDHKTLYYDVEPFLFYVMTEADNTGCHLVGYFSKEKNSFLNYNVSCILTMPQYMRQGYGKMLIDFSYLLSKVEEKVGSPERPLSDLGLISYRSYWKEVLLRYLNNFQGKEISIKEISQETAVNPVDIVSTLQSLQMLKYWKGKHLVLKRQDLIDDWKAKETKRGNGKTIDPTALKWTPPKGS; from the exons ATAACTGCAGCTCAGTACGGAGCAGTTCCCCTGCAGCCGCTGGTCCTGATGAAGGCCAGGATTCAGCAGCAGAGTCGGCAGCAACGGCAGCAGTGGCAGCATCCGTCTTCGCCTCCGGGCGCAGGGTCACACgcagccagcagggggcgacaaACACCACAGCCAAAAAATACCCACTGCGTCAGAGCAGGTCGTCTGGCTCAGACACCGAGGCTAATG CAGACCTGAAGCAGGGAGTGGACCGGGACGAGACCCCTCCTCGCACCCCGACAGGTAACGCACCGTCCTCAGAGTCAGACATCGAGGTTTCCAGCCCCAGCAATGACCACGTGTCCTCTAGCAACGATATCGTAGTTTCGCAAGAGGAGGACGAGAGATTGGCCAAAGAGCTGTCACTCAAAGAGGCCGCCGCCCACGACCTTTCCCACCGGCCCAAACGACGGCGCTTCCACGAGAGCTACAACTTCAACATGAAGTGTCCCACACCTGGGTGCAACTCATTGG gtCATCTAACAGGGAGGCATGAGAGACATTTCTCCATATCGGGATGTCCTCTCTACCACAACCTCTCTGCTGATGAATGCAag GGCAAGGCATCGACACGCGACAAACAGGCTGAGGAAAGGACGCTGTCGCACCGCCAGGATGAGAACAGACACTCCACAAGAAACCAg GCCCCCACAGAGCGTCAGCTGCGCTACAAGGAGAAGGTGACggagctgaggaggaagaggaactCAGGACTCAATAAGGAGCAGAAGGAAAAGTACATG GAGCACCATCAGAGCCACGGAGCGAGCAGGGAGCCGCTGCTGGAGAACATCACCAGCGACTACGACCTCGAGCTGTTCAGGAAAGCGCAGGCACGTGCCTCGGACGACCTT GAGAAGCTTCGTCTGGCCGGCCAGGTGTCGGAGGGCAGCAACATGATAAAGACCATTGTGTTTGGTCGCTACGAGCTTGATACCTGGTACCACTCTCCATACCCAGAGGAATACGCCCGCCTGGGGAGGCTCTACATGTGCGAGTTCTGCCTTAAGTATATGAAGAGCCAGACCATTCTGCGCAGGCACATG GCCAAGTGTGTGTGGAAGCACCCTCCAGGTGACGAGATCTACAGGAAGGGGAACATCTCTGTCTTTGAGGTGGACGGAAAGAAGAACAAG ATTTACTGCCAGAACTTGTGTCTGCTGGCGAAACTCTTTCTGGACCACAAGACTCTGTATTACGATGTTGAACCTTTCCTCTTCTATGTCATGACCGAAGCTGACAACACAGGGTGCCATCTAGTCGGATACTTCTCCAAG GAGAAGAACTCTTTCCTGAACTACAACGTGTCCTGCATCCTCACCATGCCGCAGTACATGAGGCAGGGCTACGGCAAGATGCTCATAGACTTCA GTTACCTGTTGTCCAAGGTGGAGGAGAAGGTGGGTTCACCTGAGCGCCCACTGTCTGACTTGGGCCTTATCAGCTACCGGAGTTACTGGAAGGAGGTGTTGCTGCGCTACCTGAACAACTTTCAGGGCAAGGAGATCTCTATCAAAG AGATCAGTCAGGAGACGGCAGTGAACCCAGTGGATATTGTCAGCACACTGCAATCCCTCCAGATGCTCAAATACTGGAAGGGAAAGCACCTGGTTTTAAAGAGACAG GACCTTATCGACGACTGGAAGGCCAAGGAGACCAAACGTGGTAATGGCAAGACCATTGACCCCACAGCCTTAAAATGGACACCGCCTAAAGGGTCGTAG
- the LOC122868395 gene encoding histone acetyltransferase KAT7-like isoform X5, whose amino-acid sequence MPRRKRTAGSSSDGTEDSDFSADLEPTEASESVRRRSSTRLTRASLRLSQSSQDNCSSVRSSSPAAAGPDEGQDSAAESAATAAVAASVFASGRRVTRSQQGATNTTAKKYPLRQSRSSGSDTEANDLKQGVDRDETPPRTPTGNAPSSESDIEVSSPSNDHVSSSNDIVVSQEEDERLAKELSLKEAAAHDLSHRPKRRRFHESYNFNMKCPTPGCNSLGHLTGRHERHFSISGCPLYHNLSADECKGKASTRDKQAEERTLSHRQDENRHSTRNQAPTERQLRYKEKVTELRRKRNSGLNKEQKEKYMEHHQSHGASREPLLENITSDYDLELFRKAQARASDDLSANPPLQPQEESEIFLEKLRLAGQVSEGSNMIKTIVFGRYELDTWYHSPYPEEYARLGRLYMCEFCLKYMKSQTILRRHMAKCVWKHPPGDEIYRKGNISVFEVDGKKNKIYCQNLCLLAKLFLDHKTLYYDVEPFLFYVMTEADNTGCHLVGYFSKEKNSFLNYNVSCILTMPQYMRQGYGKMLIDFSYLLSKVEEKVGSPERPLSDLGLISYRSYWKEVLLRYLNNFQGKEISIKEISQETAVNPVDIVSTLQSLQMLKYWKGKHLVLKRQDLIDDWKAKETKRGNGKTIDPTALKWTPPKGS is encoded by the exons ATAACTGCAGCTCAGTACGGAGCAGTTCCCCTGCAGCCGCTGGTCCTGATGAAGGCCAGGATTCAGCAGCAGAGTCGGCAGCAACGGCAGCAGTGGCAGCATCCGTCTTCGCCTCCGGGCGCAGGGTCACACgcagccagcagggggcgacaaACACCACAGCCAAAAAATACCCACTGCGTCAGAGCAGGTCGTCTGGCTCAGACACCGAGGCTAATG ACCTGAAGCAGGGAGTGGACCGGGACGAGACCCCTCCTCGCACCCCGACAGGTAACGCACCGTCCTCAGAGTCAGACATCGAGGTTTCCAGCCCCAGCAATGACCACGTGTCCTCTAGCAACGATATCGTAGTTTCGCAAGAGGAGGACGAGAGATTGGCCAAAGAGCTGTCACTCAAAGAGGCCGCCGCCCACGACCTTTCCCACCGGCCCAAACGACGGCGCTTCCACGAGAGCTACAACTTCAACATGAAGTGTCCCACACCTGGGTGCAACTCATTGG gtCATCTAACAGGGAGGCATGAGAGACATTTCTCCATATCGGGATGTCCTCTCTACCACAACCTCTCTGCTGATGAATGCAag GGCAAGGCATCGACACGCGACAAACAGGCTGAGGAAAGGACGCTGTCGCACCGCCAGGATGAGAACAGACACTCCACAAGAAACCAg GCCCCCACAGAGCGTCAGCTGCGCTACAAGGAGAAGGTGACggagctgaggaggaagaggaactCAGGACTCAATAAGGAGCAGAAGGAAAAGTACATG GAGCACCATCAGAGCCACGGAGCGAGCAGGGAGCCGCTGCTGGAGAACATCACCAGCGACTACGACCTCGAGCTGTTCAGGAAAGCGCAGGCACGTGCCTCGGACGACCTT TCAGCAAACCCTCCTCTGCAGCCACAGGAGGAGTCTGAGATATTTTTG GAGAAGCTTCGTCTGGCCGGCCAGGTGTCGGAGGGCAGCAACATGATAAAGACCATTGTGTTTGGTCGCTACGAGCTTGATACCTGGTACCACTCTCCATACCCAGAGGAATACGCCCGCCTGGGGAGGCTCTACATGTGCGAGTTCTGCCTTAAGTATATGAAGAGCCAGACCATTCTGCGCAGGCACATG GCCAAGTGTGTGTGGAAGCACCCTCCAGGTGACGAGATCTACAGGAAGGGGAACATCTCTGTCTTTGAGGTGGACGGAAAGAAGAACAAG ATTTACTGCCAGAACTTGTGTCTGCTGGCGAAACTCTTTCTGGACCACAAGACTCTGTATTACGATGTTGAACCTTTCCTCTTCTATGTCATGACCGAAGCTGACAACACAGGGTGCCATCTAGTCGGATACTTCTCCAAG GAGAAGAACTCTTTCCTGAACTACAACGTGTCCTGCATCCTCACCATGCCGCAGTACATGAGGCAGGGCTACGGCAAGATGCTCATAGACTTCA GTTACCTGTTGTCCAAGGTGGAGGAGAAGGTGGGTTCACCTGAGCGCCCACTGTCTGACTTGGGCCTTATCAGCTACCGGAGTTACTGGAAGGAGGTGTTGCTGCGCTACCTGAACAACTTTCAGGGCAAGGAGATCTCTATCAAAG AGATCAGTCAGGAGACGGCAGTGAACCCAGTGGATATTGTCAGCACACTGCAATCCCTCCAGATGCTCAAATACTGGAAGGGAAAGCACCTGGTTTTAAAGAGACAG GACCTTATCGACGACTGGAAGGCCAAGGAGACCAAACGTGGTAATGGCAAGACCATTGACCCCACAGCCTTAAAATGGACACCGCCTAAAGGGTCGTAG
- the LOC122868395 gene encoding histone acetyltransferase KAT7-like isoform X8, giving the protein MGSLLNYPLRTAGSSSDGTEDSDFSADLEPTEASESVRRRSSTRLTRASLRLSQSSQDNCSSVRSSSPAAAGPDEGQDSAAESAATAAVAASVFASGRRVTRSQQGATNTTAKKYPLRQSRSSGSDTEANDLKQGVDRDETPPRTPTGNAPSSESDIEVSSPSNDHVSSSNDIVVSQEEDERLAKELSLKEAAAHDLSHRPKRRRFHESYNFNMKCPTPGCNSLGHLTGRHERHFSISGCPLYHNLSADECKGKASTRDKQAEERTLSHRQDENRHSTRNQAPTERQLRYKEKVTELRRKRNSGLNKEQKEKYMEHHQSHGASREPLLENITSDYDLELFRKAQARASDDLEKLRLAGQVSEGSNMIKTIVFGRYELDTWYHSPYPEEYARLGRLYMCEFCLKYMKSQTILRRHMAKCVWKHPPGDEIYRKGNISVFEVDGKKNKIYCQNLCLLAKLFLDHKTLYYDVEPFLFYVMTEADNTGCHLVGYFSKEKNSFLNYNVSCILTMPQYMRQGYGKMLIDFSYLLSKVEEKVGSPERPLSDLGLISYRSYWKEVLLRYLNNFQGKEISIKEISQETAVNPVDIVSTLQSLQMLKYWKGKHLVLKRQDLIDDWKAKETKRGNGKTIDPTALKWTPPKGS; this is encoded by the exons ATAACTGCAGCTCAGTACGGAGCAGTTCCCCTGCAGCCGCTGGTCCTGATGAAGGCCAGGATTCAGCAGCAGAGTCGGCAGCAACGGCAGCAGTGGCAGCATCCGTCTTCGCCTCCGGGCGCAGGGTCACACgcagccagcagggggcgacaaACACCACAGCCAAAAAATACCCACTGCGTCAGAGCAGGTCGTCTGGCTCAGACACCGAGGCTAATG ACCTGAAGCAGGGAGTGGACCGGGACGAGACCCCTCCTCGCACCCCGACAGGTAACGCACCGTCCTCAGAGTCAGACATCGAGGTTTCCAGCCCCAGCAATGACCACGTGTCCTCTAGCAACGATATCGTAGTTTCGCAAGAGGAGGACGAGAGATTGGCCAAAGAGCTGTCACTCAAAGAGGCCGCCGCCCACGACCTTTCCCACCGGCCCAAACGACGGCGCTTCCACGAGAGCTACAACTTCAACATGAAGTGTCCCACACCTGGGTGCAACTCATTGG gtCATCTAACAGGGAGGCATGAGAGACATTTCTCCATATCGGGATGTCCTCTCTACCACAACCTCTCTGCTGATGAATGCAag GGCAAGGCATCGACACGCGACAAACAGGCTGAGGAAAGGACGCTGTCGCACCGCCAGGATGAGAACAGACACTCCACAAGAAACCAg GCCCCCACAGAGCGTCAGCTGCGCTACAAGGAGAAGGTGACggagctgaggaggaagaggaactCAGGACTCAATAAGGAGCAGAAGGAAAAGTACATG GAGCACCATCAGAGCCACGGAGCGAGCAGGGAGCCGCTGCTGGAGAACATCACCAGCGACTACGACCTCGAGCTGTTCAGGAAAGCGCAGGCACGTGCCTCGGACGACCTT GAGAAGCTTCGTCTGGCCGGCCAGGTGTCGGAGGGCAGCAACATGATAAAGACCATTGTGTTTGGTCGCTACGAGCTTGATACCTGGTACCACTCTCCATACCCAGAGGAATACGCCCGCCTGGGGAGGCTCTACATGTGCGAGTTCTGCCTTAAGTATATGAAGAGCCAGACCATTCTGCGCAGGCACATG GCCAAGTGTGTGTGGAAGCACCCTCCAGGTGACGAGATCTACAGGAAGGGGAACATCTCTGTCTTTGAGGTGGACGGAAAGAAGAACAAG ATTTACTGCCAGAACTTGTGTCTGCTGGCGAAACTCTTTCTGGACCACAAGACTCTGTATTACGATGTTGAACCTTTCCTCTTCTATGTCATGACCGAAGCTGACAACACAGGGTGCCATCTAGTCGGATACTTCTCCAAG GAGAAGAACTCTTTCCTGAACTACAACGTGTCCTGCATCCTCACCATGCCGCAGTACATGAGGCAGGGCTACGGCAAGATGCTCATAGACTTCA GTTACCTGTTGTCCAAGGTGGAGGAGAAGGTGGGTTCACCTGAGCGCCCACTGTCTGACTTGGGCCTTATCAGCTACCGGAGTTACTGGAAGGAGGTGTTGCTGCGCTACCTGAACAACTTTCAGGGCAAGGAGATCTCTATCAAAG AGATCAGTCAGGAGACGGCAGTGAACCCAGTGGATATTGTCAGCACACTGCAATCCCTCCAGATGCTCAAATACTGGAAGGGAAAGCACCTGGTTTTAAAGAGACAG GACCTTATCGACGACTGGAAGGCCAAGGAGACCAAACGTGGTAATGGCAAGACCATTGACCCCACAGCCTTAAAATGGACACCGCCTAAAGGGTCGTAG